In Eupeodes corollae chromosome 3, idEupCoro1.1, whole genome shotgun sequence, a single genomic region encodes these proteins:
- the LOC129952071 gene encoding trypsin beta-like: protein MFKFVVLVSLVACALGSPLSQSRPHLDGRIVGGKEISISEVPYQLSLMLDGEHLCGATLLTPQVALTSGHCVVGEPVSSLSVRAGSSSRISGGVVVNVVNYVFHPKIDVAVIKLETPLSLGSTINAIQLVEETPADGTKAMVSGWGTNRSEGTSLPVQLRAASVRIISKEKCSSLPYGYGKQIKSENICAAAFRKDACEGDSGGPLTVDGGLAGIVAWGVGCGYIEYPGVYIDVNVIRKWILESVRRFED, encoded by the coding sequence atgtttaagtttgtaGTGCTCGTTTCATTGGTCGCTTGTGCCTTGGGGTCACCCCTTTCTCAAAGTCGTCCTCATCTGGATGGACGAATTGTTGGTGGCAAGGAAATAAGCATCAGCGAAGTACCATATCAACTTTCACTCATGCTGGATGGGGAACATTTATGCGGGGCAACTTTGTTAACTCCGCAAGTAGCTTTGACATCTGGTCATTGTGTTGTCGGTGAACCTGTCAGCTCACTGTCAGTTCGTGCTGGATCTAGCTCCAGAATCAGTGGTGGAGTTGTTGTCAATGTTGTAAACTATGTCTTCCATCCCAAAATCGATGTTGCTGTCATCAAGCTAGAAACTCCACTTTCTCTTGGATCAACTATCAATGCGATTCAATTGGTTGAAGAAACTCCAGCTGATGGAACCAAAGCTATGGTTAGTGGTTGGGGCACAAATCGATCTGAAGGAACATCATTGCCAGTTCAATTACGAGCTGCTTCGGTAAGAATTATCAGCAAGGAAAAGTGTTCATCTCTGCCGTACGGTTATGGAAAACAGATCAAATCGGAAAACATTTGCGCTGCTGCCTTTAGAAAAGACGCTTGCGAAGGTGATTCAGGTGGCCCATTGACAGTCGATGGTGGTCTAGCTGGTATTGTTGCGTGGGGAGTTGGATGTGGCTATATAGAATACCCAGGTGTTTATATTGATGTTAATGTAATTCGCAAATGGATCTTAGAATCTGTTCGTAGGTTTGAAGATTAA
- the LOC129950955 gene encoding trypsin beta-like: MFKLVVLVSLVACALSSAVTQSLLPQLDGRIVGGEETSISEFPYQLSLMKYGSHSCGASLLSPTIAVTAAHCVVSASASSLTIRAGSSSNKSGGIVVKVAALKYHPQYKSSNMQYDAAVLKLAEALPLGDTISTIQLVKKAPVEGTKAIVSGWGTEYSGAYSIPTILRAVGVKIVSQQVCSSNAYSYGSDIKPTMICATATGKDACQGDSGGPLAVEAGLAGIVSWGYGCAATNYPGVYCDVASVRSWILQTARTL, from the coding sequence atgttcaagttAGTAGTACTCGTTTCATTGGTCGCCTGTGCCTTGAGCTCAGCTGTGACTCAAAGTCTCCTTCCCCAGTTGGATGGACGCATTGTCGGAGGCGAGGAAACAAGCATCAGTGAATTCCCATACCAACTTTCACTGATGAAATACGGATCCCACTCTTGCGGAGCCAGTTTgttgagcccaaccattgccgTGACAGCTGCCCATTGTGTTGTTAGTGCATCTGCCAGTTCATTGACCATCCGTGCTGGATCCAGCTCAAACAAGAGCGGTGGAATTGTTGTCAAAGTTGCTGCCTTGAAATACCATCCTCAATACAAATCCAGTAACATGCAATACGACGCTGCTGTCCTTAAGCTCGCCGAGGCCCTTCCTCTTGGAGATACCATCAGTACCATTCAATTGGTTAAGAAAGCTCCAGTTGAAGGAACCAAGGCTATTGTCAGTGGATGGGGTACCGAATACTCTGGAGCTTACTCCATTCCTACTATTCTACGTGCTGTTGGTGTTAAGATTGTCAGCCAACAAGTTTGCTCATCAAATGCCTACAGTTACGGAAGTGACATCAAGCCAACCATGATTTGCGCCACCGCAACCGGAAAGGACGCATGCCAAGGTGACTCTGGTGGTCCATTGGCTGTTGAAGCTGGTCTTGCTGGTATTGTTTCATGGGGCTATGGATGCGCCGCAACCAACTACCCAGGAGTTTACTGTGATGTTGCTTCAGTTCGCTCATGGATCCTCCAAACTGCAAGAACTTtgtaa